A genomic region of Bacteroides acidifaciens contains the following coding sequences:
- a CDS encoding GyrI-like domain-containing protein encodes MSKRYCQSCGMPLRFDMEEWLGTNLDGSKSDTFCYYCLKDGKYTVDVSMHEMIDIWLRYINKYNMYAHTVYSPEELKLILEKRLPTLNRWKQKQDTKNVHNQAIQSIVNYISNHLFEDFDINTLCQKCGMSEYHFRRVFKFIVGENIGNYIQRLRLEYAAHLLTSTEYTLSQIAELSGYQSKYSIAKAFKKHFRVSTSLFKERFTPRKRNAHTLLTSRIIMINKMFVSCLEVGKAYENKFQYKMVWDKLLYYARFNRIDKKHTNFVSLSLDNPAITPEDKCRFYLGIIMNDIPDAKLNTIQIPNGQYAIFRHIGSYDFLCDLYRIIYEEWFPDSQYYPQNTFSFEVYINSPCDTDVPELITDIYIPVVKKKTFTDIK; translated from the coding sequence ATGAGCAAGAGATATTGTCAAAGTTGCGGTATGCCACTTCGTTTTGATATGGAAGAATGGCTGGGAACTAATTTGGATGGTTCTAAGAGCGATACGTTCTGTTACTACTGTCTGAAAGACGGGAAATATACAGTAGACGTGTCGATGCACGAAATGATTGATATTTGGCTTAGATACATAAATAAATACAATATGTATGCCCATACAGTTTATTCTCCCGAAGAATTGAAACTGATATTGGAGAAAAGACTGCCGACACTCAATCGGTGGAAACAAAAACAAGATACGAAGAATGTTCATAACCAAGCTATTCAAAGTATAGTTAATTATATCAGCAATCATCTGTTTGAGGATTTTGATATAAATACATTGTGCCAAAAGTGCGGAATGTCAGAATATCATTTTAGAAGGGTGTTCAAATTTATTGTCGGTGAAAATATAGGAAATTACATACAACGACTTAGACTGGAATATGCTGCACACTTATTGACCTCAACCGAATATACATTATCCCAGATAGCGGAACTATCTGGTTATCAAAGCAAATACAGTATTGCAAAAGCATTCAAGAAACATTTTAGAGTTTCAACATCCTTATTCAAGGAAAGATTCACACCTCGAAAACGAAATGCGCATACATTGCTAACTTCCAGAATAATAATGATTAATAAAATGTTTGTTTCTTGTTTGGAAGTGGGGAAAGCATACGAAAATAAGTTTCAATATAAGATGGTATGGGATAAACTGTTGTATTATGCAAGGTTCAATAGGATAGACAAAAAACACACAAACTTTGTCAGTTTAAGTTTGGATAATCCGGCAATAACACCGGAAGATAAATGTCGTTTCTATTTAGGTATAATTATGAATGATATACCGGATGCCAAATTGAATACTATACAAATCCCTAATGGACAATATGCTATATTTAGGCATATAGGTAGTTATGATTTCTTATGTGATTTATATAGGATAATTTATGAAGAATGGTTTCCTGATAGCCAGTACTATCCCCAAAACACTTTTAGTTTTGAGGTGTATATAAATTCTCCATGTGATACAGATGTACCGGAATTGATAACTGACATATATATACCTGTCGTAAAGAAAAAAACATTCACTGATATAAAATAA
- a CDS encoding ATP-binding protein: MLNTENIQSLIDSGEGYNVEFKVRVPSKVRELTEEICAFANADGGYVLVGVDDNGQVVDTNLENDKRSAIQGSISEISPTLHCELYSVNIGDKTIWVIDVPSGKDKPYIFSGSIYVREGANSQKLRTAEEMRSFFQECNKIFFDHIPCHWFNIYTDADEQMIKDFRTEAKLSPSTPDKQIFENLELFTENGTVKNGAAMFFGKQPERKFPHAVTRCVLFKGTNKVYIIDDKAFGGSLYQQYLQAMSWLESKLQVAYKIEGAGPREEIWEIPLTVFKEAIINALSHRDYYEQGASIMIEMFDDRVEISNPGGLLPIVAKNFGHKSMTRNPLIFGLFTRMHLVERVASGIPRMQETMREANLPEPEFHTEGMFTAVFKRGISIKNEIINVPSLSQECPKLDIRYTFIAEQIISYCSEPHSIQEIMKLVGQTNRSRFKKNIINPLLEVGILSMTIPNKPNSPLQQYIIKK; encoded by the coding sequence ATGCTGAATACAGAAAATATACAATCACTCATTGATAGCGGAGAGGGTTACAATGTAGAATTTAAAGTTCGTGTCCCTTCAAAAGTTCGTGAACTGACAGAGGAAATATGTGCTTTCGCCAATGCAGACGGAGGATATGTGCTTGTTGGAGTAGATGATAACGGACAAGTGGTAGATACTAACTTAGAAAACGATAAGCGTTCTGCCATTCAAGGTTCTATCAGTGAAATATCTCCTACACTCCACTGTGAATTGTATTCGGTAAATATTGGAGATAAAACTATTTGGGTGATTGATGTTCCGTCCGGCAAGGACAAACCTTATATATTTTCCGGTTCTATCTATGTGCGTGAGGGAGCGAACTCGCAGAAACTTCGCACAGCCGAAGAAATGCGCAGCTTCTTTCAGGAATGTAATAAAATCTTTTTTGACCATATACCCTGCCATTGGTTCAATATCTACACGGATGCAGACGAACAGATGATTAAGGATTTCCGAACAGAAGCAAAACTAAGTCCGTCCACACCCGACAAACAAATATTTGAAAACTTGGAACTATTTACCGAGAACGGAACGGTAAAGAATGGAGCGGCGATGTTTTTTGGAAAACAACCTGAACGAAAGTTTCCACATGCTGTTACAAGATGTGTTCTTTTCAAGGGAACGAATAAAGTCTATATTATAGATGATAAAGCTTTCGGAGGTTCATTGTACCAACAGTATTTACAGGCAATGTCTTGGCTGGAAAGCAAACTGCAAGTAGCTTATAAAATAGAGGGAGCAGGACCAAGAGAGGAAATTTGGGAAATCCCTCTAACCGTATTTAAAGAAGCTATTATAAACGCCCTGTCACATCGTGACTACTATGAACAAGGCGCAAGTATTATGATAGAAATGTTTGACGACCGGGTAGAGATTTCCAATCCCGGAGGACTTTTGCCTATTGTAGCTAAAAATTTCGGGCATAAAAGCATGACACGTAACCCACTAATATTCGGGTTATTTACCCGTATGCACTTGGTCGAAAGAGTTGCATCCGGTATTCCTCGTATGCAGGAAACTATGAGGGAAGCAAATCTGCCCGAACCAGAATTTCACACAGAGGGGATGTTTACAGCTGTATTTAAAAGAGGGATTAGTATCAAAAATGAAATAATAAATGTCCCAAGCTTGTCCCAAGAATGTCCTAAGCTGGATATACGTTATACATTTATAGCGGAACAAATAATTTCGTATTGCTCAGAACCCCATTCTATTCAAGAAATAATGAAACTTGTAGGACAAACAAACCGAAGTAGATTTAAAAAAAATATCATCAACCCACTTTTAGAAGTAGGCATTCTTTCTATGACTATACCTAACAAACCTAATAGTCCATTACAACAATATATCATAAAAAAATAA
- a CDS encoding DUF3788 domain-containing protein translates to MEKDFQIPTPEAIESLIGKGLYQIWNALCLLIEYKYEMERFWNNGGRKWKYEYKYRRGGKTLCALYAKENSFGFMVILGKGERDKFEMQRELFSKEVQTLYDEATVYHDGKWIMFELRNAELFSDIERLLEIKRLPNRKLLS, encoded by the coding sequence ATGGAAAAAGACTTTCAAATACCGACTCCGGAAGCGATAGAGTCTTTGATAGGAAAAGGGCTTTATCAAATATGGAATGCTCTCTGTCTTTTAATTGAGTATAAGTATGAAATGGAACGATTCTGGAACAATGGTGGGAGAAAATGGAAATATGAATATAAGTATCGAAGAGGTGGAAAAACTCTCTGTGCTTTATACGCTAAAGAAAATTCCTTTGGCTTTATGGTTATATTAGGTAAAGGAGAACGTGATAAATTTGAAATGCAACGAGAACTATTCTCAAAAGAAGTACAGACATTGTATGATGAAGCAACTGTTTATCATGACGGTAAGTGGATTATGTTTGAGTTGAGAAATGCCGAGTTGTTTAGTGATATAGAACGCCTTTTAGAAATCAAAAGGCTACCAAACAGAAAATTATTATCTTAA
- a CDS encoding GyrI-like domain-containing protein has protein sequence MGKISEIALFQQSETYALVVETRTTVKEIAMTIGRSFMEIETLFKEQNAVIADVPFVEYLNFESMSEDIHMVIGFKSAKVLCGKGNIRAITIPGRKIVSCLHKGNYTELASLYREMQEWIATKGYKSSGASIEYYYSKPGTSEEELVTKVEMPVL, from the coding sequence ATGGGAAAGATTTCAGAAATCGCATTGTTTCAACAATCTGAAACGTATGCATTAGTAGTGGAAACACGTACTACAGTAAAAGAAATTGCTATGACTATAGGCAGAAGCTTTATGGAAATAGAAACGTTGTTTAAAGAGCAAAATGCTGTAATTGCAGATGTTCCTTTTGTGGAATATCTTAATTTTGAATCCATGTCAGAAGATATTCACATGGTTATTGGATTTAAATCAGCTAAAGTCTTGTGTGGAAAGGGGAACATAAGAGCGATTACCATTCCGGGCAGAAAAATAGTATCTTGCTTACATAAGGGGAATTATACTGAATTAGCTTCTTTGTATCGTGAAATGCAGGAATGGATTGCGACTAAAGGTTATAAATCTTCAGGAGCATCGATAGAATATTATTATAGTAAGCCGGGGACTTCAGAAGAAGAACTGGTTACTAAGGTTGAAATGCCAGTTTTGTAG